Sequence from the Lysobacter capsici genome:
TCAGGCGGTTCATGCGCCGGCTCCTCGCGCGCCGCGCGTCGTGCCCGCGCGTTTGCGCGATGCGGGCTTGGCGGTTACGTGCTTGGCGGACGCGGATTTCTTGGCGACGCGCTTGGGCGCCGCGACCGCGGACGCCGCAGCCGACGGCTGGACCCGCTTGACCGCACCGCGTTTCGATTCGGCCTCACCCGCGTGCACGCCCGCAACCACCGCATCGCTACGGCCAAAATCGCGCTTGCCTCCGCGCTTGCCGAGCAATTGCGCCGGGCCGATCACGATCGCGTGCGACAGCGCCTTGCACATGTCGTACACGGTCAGCGCGGCGACGGTGGCGCCGGTCAGCGCTTCCATTTCCACGCCGGTGCGATGGGTGGTCTTGACCGCGCATTCGATCGACAGGCTGTTCGCGCCGTCCCAGTCGATGGCGAAGCGGCAACCGTCGATCGGCAGCGGATGACAGAACGGAATCAGTTCGTGGGTGCGCTTGACCGCCATGGTGCCGGCGATGATCGCGGTATCGATCACCGCGCCTTTCTTGCTGCGCAGCCCATCGGCGCGCAGTTGCGCGGCGACCGCGGCGGGAAAACGCACGCGGCAGCGCGCGATGGCTTCGCGCGTGCTGATCGCCTTGTTCGACACGTCGACCATGGCCGGGCGGCCGGCGCGGTCGACGTGGGTCAGGGAAGCTTTGGGTTTCAAATCGCCAGACTCCAACGCAGTGAGAACCCGGGGTCGCGCGGGCCGAACAGGAAATGCAGAACCCGCCGCCGCCCGCTGGGTCGGACGGCCTTGGATGAGGCATGCAGCAGCAACGGTCGCATGATAAGCAGATCGCCGGGCCGCGCGGTGCATTCGACCTCGCCGTGCGCGGCGCGCAGGCCGCGCGCCGTCTCCGGGCTAAGCCGGCCGTGACAATGCGAACCGGGCACCACGCGCAAGGGGCCGTCGCCGGCGCCGCAGGCGTCCAGATGCACGCGCACGGCGAGCATGCGTTCCAGCAGCGTCGTCGGCGGTTGCACGAAATGCCGGTCCTGCTTGAGCGACCAGCCGCTCAACGCCGGATGCGCGATGCGTCGCGCGACCGGAATCGACAGGTCCTGATGCAGGGCGACTTTCCAGTTACGTGCTTCGCTCTTGCGGAACAGGGTGCATTGCACGGCGACCGCGTCGTCGTCCAGCACCCGCGCGGCGCGCAAACCCTCGCGCAGGCGCGCGACCAGATCGCGGCACCAGGCGTGTTGCAACAGTTCGCGGGTGCCGGCATCGGCGTCGCCGCTGTCGGCGACTTCGGGTTGCGCCGCGGTCCGCGCCAAAACCCGCGAGCCGATCGCGTTACCGATCCGCTGAAAGCCTTCGGACGCGAGCGGATTGTCGGTCATGCGCTTGCGAAGACAGCGACACACGAGGCGATCGATTCCACCCTCAGCCACCGATCAGGAACATTTCCACATGCCGCTTCGAACGCGGCGCGTCCATCGCGCGCAGCTCGCTGTAGCGGTCGTTGCGGCGCGTCCACAACGCGGCCAGATGCTGCGAGAACGCCAGCTCGCCCTCGGCCAGCGCCGGGCGCAGATCGGCGCCCTCGGCGGCGAACAGGCAGGTGTACAGGCGGCCGTCGGCGGACACCCGCGAGCGGTGGCAGTCGCCGCAGAACGGCGCGCTGATCGAGGACACGAAGCCGATCTCGCCGCCGCCATCGGCGAAGCCGTAGCGCGAGGCGACTTCGCCGCGGTAATTGGCGTCGAGCGGGCGCAGCGGCCAGCGCGCGTGGATGCGGTCGCGCAGTTCCTGCGAGGTCACCACGCCCTGCTCGCTCCAACCGTTGCAGTTGCCCACGTCCATGTATTCGATGAAGCGCAGCACGTGGCCGCTGCCGCGGAAATGTTCGACCAAGGGCAGCACCTGGTCTTCGTTGACGCCGCGCTGGATCACGCAGTTGATCTTCAGCGAAGCGAACCCGGCCTCGCGCGCGGCCTCGATCCCGGCCAGCACGTCGGCGATTTCGCCGCGGCCGCCGGACAGGCGCCGGAACAAGTCGGGGTCGAGCGCGTCCAGGCTGACGGTCAGGCGGCGCAGGCCGGCCTCGCGCAGCGCGCGCGCATGCCGCGCGAGCAGCGAGCCGTTGGTGGTCAGGGCCAGGTCGTCCAGGCCGTCGATCCGCGCCAGCCGCGCGATCAGCTCGGGCAGGCGCTTGCGCAGCAGCGGTTCGCCGCCGGTCAGGCGCAGCTTGCTGACGCCGATACGCACGAAGCCGCGCACCAGGGTCTCGATCTGGTCGAAACTCAGGCGCGAGGCCGCGTCCAGGCCGTAGTCGTCGGGCACGCGCTCGGCCGGCATGCAGTAGGGGCAGCGGAAATTGCAGGCCTCGATCACCGACAGCCGCAGATCGCGCAGCGGCCGGCCCTGGCGATCCAGCGGGACCGACGGCAGCGACAGACCTGGGACGGCGTTCACACGAAGGCTCTCAATCGGTGGCTCTCAATCGAATGGCGCTCAATCGATGGCGTTCAAGCCAGGCGCGTCAATCGAACGGCGCCTGCGCGGCGGTGGGATCGGCGAGGTCGACGACCTCGCCGGGCCTGCCCACACGATACCCCCGCGCGGCCAGCGCGTCGCCCTCTTCGCGGCTGCCGTAGTGGTACAGCAGACAGCGTTCGAGCAGGGCGCGCGGGTATTCGCGCTCCAGGTCCTCGATGCCGCTGTGCGAGGGATTGCCCTCCAGCGCGCAGTCGTGGGCGATCAATTCGCCCGCATCGGCATATTTGGCCAGCATTTCCGGGATCGGCCGGGTGTCGCCGGTCCAGATCGCGCTGCCGCGCAGGCGCAGGCCGAAGCTGCTGTCGGGCCAGTGGTGGCGGGTCGCGAACACTTCCATGCGCAGGCCGCGGTGCCAGAAGTGACCGCTGACCGGGATCAGTTGGAACGCGTCCCAGAAATTCACCCCGCCCTCGGCCAGCACGTTGGGGTAGTCGGCCACGCGCTGGTGCAGCAGCGGCACGATCGGCGCCGGCACGTACAGGCGGACCTTGCCGCGCCGGGTTTCGTCGAAGTAATGGTCCACGAACAGGCGCTCGAAGCCGCCGATGTGGTCCAGATGGTTATGGGTGACGAACAGGGCCTCGGGCATGCGGCCGTAATGGGCGAGAAAGGCGGTCAGCCCCTCGCCGCCGCAGTCGACGGTCAGCCACGGCTCGCCGTCGCGTTCCAGCGTCGCCATCGCCGAACCCAGTTCCACCGCCGACGCATTGCCGACACCGTGCAGACGCAGCCGCCAAGTCATTCCAGCCCTCTTATTTCGCCCAAGTACTTAGTAACCACGTTCCCAGGCGCGTTCATAGGCCGTGCGCAATCGGCCGAAGTCGGCCTCGACCTGCTCGGGACTGCGCGAACCGCGCAATTTCAGCAGCGAACGCTTGAGCCGGGCGAGGTTGCGCTCGCGCCAGGCGGTGGCCGGAATGCGGATCGCGCCGCGGTCCAGGTCGATCACCCAGCCCTGGCCGGCGGTGTCGAACAGCAGGTTGGTGGCGTTGAGGTCGGCGTGGTCCAGCCCGGCGCGGTGGCAGCGCGCGATCAGCCGGCCGGCCTCCTCCCACGGCGCACCGTCGCCGGCGACCGCGGCGCGGTCGGCCAGCGAGCGCACGCCGTCGAGCCGCTCGATCATGATCGCCGCGTAGTAATGCAGGCCGTCGCGGCGGTACCAGGCCGCGACCGGCACCGGCACCGGCAGGCCCTTGCGCGCGAGTTCGCGGGTCAGGCGGAACTCGGCGAAGCTGCGGGTCTTGTTGGCGCCCTGCCACCAGTAGCGATCGCGGTTGAAGCGCGCGACCAGGCCGCCGCGCAGATAACGCCGCAGCACCACCTGGCCGAACGGCGCATCCACGAACCAGGCGCCGCCGCGGCCGCCGCTGTCGACCGGCCGCGCCTTTTCGCCCCAGTGCGCGGGCGAGAACCAGTCCGGCGCGGCTTGCTGCACCCGCGCGCGGTCGAACAGAATCGCGCCGTACCCGCTATCGTCGCGGTACGGCGTCAGTCCTTCTGCGGCGTCATAACCCGTCATCCGCCCGAGTCTAACAAGTCACGTGACCCATTCGTCTCTCAGTCCCGCTCCCACCATCTGCCTGCTGCGCCTGTCGGCGCTCGGCGATGTCACTCACGTCGTGCCGCTGGTGCGGACCTTGCGCGAAGCGCGGCCGCAGGCGGCGATCACCTGGGTGATCGGCAAGGGCGAACGGCGCCTGCTCGAAGGCCTCGAAGGCGTGCGCTTCGTCGAATACGACAAGAAGAGCGGGCTGGCCGGCATGCGCGCGCTCGGTCGCGAGCTGCGCGCGCTGGGCCTGGCCGACGGCCGTTTCGAAGCGCTGCTGCAGATGCAGGTCGCCGCGCGCGCCAATCTGCTGTCGGCGTTC
This genomic interval carries:
- a CDS encoding phytanoyl-CoA dioxygenase family protein, with product MTDNPLASEGFQRIGNAIGSRVLARTAAQPEVADSGDADAGTRELLQHAWCRDLVARLREGLRAARVLDDDAVAVQCTLFRKSEARNWKVALHQDLSIPVARRIAHPALSGWSLKQDRHFVQPPTTLLERMLAVRVHLDACGAGDGPLRVVPGSHCHGRLSPETARGLRAAHGEVECTARPGDLLIMRPLLLHASSKAVRPSGRRRVLHFLFGPRDPGFSLRWSLAI
- the moaA gene encoding GTP 3',8-cyclase MoaA; this translates as MNAVPGLSLPSVPLDRQGRPLRDLRLSVIEACNFRCPYCMPAERVPDDYGLDAASRLSFDQIETLVRGFVRIGVSKLRLTGGEPLLRKRLPELIARLARIDGLDDLALTTNGSLLARHARALREAGLRRLTVSLDALDPDLFRRLSGGRGEIADVLAGIEAAREAGFASLKINCVIQRGVNEDQVLPLVEHFRGSGHVLRFIEYMDVGNCNGWSEQGVVTSQELRDRIHARWPLRPLDANYRGEVASRYGFADGGGEIGFVSSISAPFCGDCHRSRVSADGRLYTCLFAAEGADLRPALAEGELAFSQHLAALWTRRNDRYSELRAMDAPRSKRHVEMFLIGG
- a CDS encoding MBL fold metallo-hydrolase, encoding MTWRLRLHGVGNASAVELGSAMATLERDGEPWLTVDCGGEGLTAFLAHYGRMPEALFVTHNHLDHIGGFERLFVDHYFDETRRGKVRLYVPAPIVPLLHQRVADYPNVLAEGGVNFWDAFQLIPVSGHFWHRGLRMEVFATRHHWPDSSFGLRLRGSAIWTGDTRPIPEMLAKYADAGELIAHDCALEGNPSHSGIEDLEREYPRALLERCLLYHYGSREEGDALAARGYRVGRPGEVVDLADPTAAQAPFD
- a CDS encoding 3-deoxy-D-manno-octulosonic acid kinase yields the protein MTGYDAAEGLTPYRDDSGYGAILFDRARVQQAAPDWFSPAHWGEKARPVDSGGRGGAWFVDAPFGQVVLRRYLRGGLVARFNRDRYWWQGANKTRSFAEFRLTRELARKGLPVPVPVAAWYRRDGLHYYAAIMIERLDGVRSLADRAAVAGDGAPWEEAGRLIARCHRAGLDHADLNATNLLFDTAGQGWVIDLDRGAIRIPATAWRERNLARLKRSLLKLRGSRSPEQVEADFGRLRTAYERAWERGY